A single region of the Streptomyces vilmorinianum genome encodes:
- a CDS encoding MFS transporter gives MASPAAAPPAESNLKRIVAASLIGTTIEWYDFFLYGSAAALVFNKLFFPESDPLVGTLLSFLTYAVGFAARPLGALVFGHYGDRLGRKKLLVLSLLLMGGATFAIGLLPTHATVGAAAPVLLTALRLVQGFALGGEWGGAVLLVSEHGDAKRRGFWASWPQTGAPAGQLLATGVLSALTALLSDSAFLSWGWRIPFLLSGVLVIVGLWIRLSVDESPVFKAALAAAERRKAAADQVEKMPLVAVLKHHWRDVLIAMGARMAENISYYVITAFILVYATTQVGLSKQTALNAVLIASAVHFAVIPAWGALSDRIGRRPVYLIGAVGVGAWMFPFFMLIDAGNFGSLLLAVTVGLVLHGAMYAPQAAFFSEMFATRMRYSGASIGAQFSSVAAGAPAPLIATALLADYGTSTPIALYVIAAALLTIVAIACARETRNRDLSEVEEDAPQATAAVRADA, from the coding sequence ATGGCCTCCCCCGCAGCGGCTCCACCCGCCGAATCGAACCTCAAGCGCATCGTCGCCGCGAGCCTCATCGGCACCACCATCGAGTGGTACGACTTCTTCCTCTACGGATCCGCCGCCGCGCTGGTCTTCAACAAGCTGTTCTTCCCCGAGTCCGACCCGCTGGTCGGCACGCTCCTCTCCTTCCTGACCTACGCGGTCGGGTTCGCCGCCCGGCCGCTCGGTGCGCTGGTCTTCGGGCACTACGGTGACCGGCTCGGGCGCAAGAAGCTGCTGGTGCTGAGTCTGCTGCTGATGGGTGGGGCGACCTTCGCGATCGGGCTGCTGCCGACGCACGCGACCGTCGGGGCCGCCGCTCCCGTGCTGCTGACCGCGCTTCGGCTGGTGCAGGGGTTCGCGCTCGGGGGTGAGTGGGGCGGGGCCGTGCTGCTCGTCTCGGAGCACGGGGACGCGAAGCGGCGCGGGTTCTGGGCCTCGTGGCCGCAGACCGGGGCGCCCGCCGGGCAGTTGCTCGCGACCGGTGTGCTGTCCGCGCTGACCGCACTGCTCTCCGACTCCGCGTTCCTGTCATGGGGCTGGCGCATACCGTTCCTGCTCTCCGGTGTGCTGGTGATCGTCGGTCTGTGGATCCGGCTCTCGGTCGACGAGTCCCCCGTGTTCAAGGCCGCCCTGGCCGCCGCCGAGCGGCGCAAGGCAGCGGCGGACCAGGTCGAGAAGATGCCGCTGGTCGCCGTGCTCAAGCACCACTGGCGCGATGTACTCATCGCGATGGGCGCCCGTATGGCGGAGAACATCTCCTACTACGTGATCACCGCGTTCATCCTCGTCTACGCGACGACCCAGGTGGGCCTGTCCAAGCAGACCGCCTTGAACGCCGTCCTCATCGCCTCCGCCGTCCACTTCGCCGTCATCCCGGCCTGGGGCGCGCTGTCGGACCGGATCGGCCGCCGGCCGGTCTATCTGATCGGTGCGGTAGGCGTCGGTGCCTGGATGTTCCCGTTCTTCATGCTGATCGACGCGGGCAACTTCGGCTCCCTGCTGCTCGCCGTGACCGTCGGCCTGGTCCTGCACGGGGCGATGTACGCCCCGCAGGCCGCGTTCTTCTCCGAGATGTTCGCGACCCGGATGCGCTACTCCGGCGCCTCCATCGGCGCGCAGTTCTCCTCGGTCGCCGCCGGCGCCCCCGCCCCGCTGATCGCGACCGCGCTGCTCGCCGACTACGGCACCTCGACGCCGATCGCCCTGTACGTGATCGCCGCCGCGCTTCTCACGATCGTCGCCATCGCCTGCGCCCGTGAGACCCGCAACCGCGATCTGTCGGAGGTCGAGGAGGACGCCCCGCAGGCCACGGCCGCGGTGCGCGCCGACGCCTGA
- a CDS encoding DUF4240 domain-containing protein — translation MNKQQFWELIAAARDQAIVPHESEVVAREATSLLADRPVEEIVAAEHVLWDLMVESYSNPLWAAAYIANGGCSDDGFDYFRGWLIAQGREVFERAVTDPDALAELPIVRAAAAGRVDLEGEDMLGIAWNAHITATGDQLPAGPPTIRYSQLDPAWAFDFSDSDEMARRLPRLAALYLE, via the coding sequence ATGAACAAGCAGCAGTTCTGGGAGCTCATCGCGGCAGCCCGCGACCAGGCGATCGTTCCACACGAAAGCGAAGTGGTCGCTCGCGAGGCGACCTCGCTGTTGGCCGACCGGCCGGTCGAGGAGATTGTCGCCGCTGAGCACGTGCTGTGGGACCTGATGGTCGAGTCCTACAGCAATCCACTGTGGGCCGCTGCCTACATCGCCAACGGCGGGTGCTCCGACGACGGCTTCGACTACTTTCGCGGCTGGCTGATCGCTCAGGGCCGCGAGGTCTTCGAGCGCGCAGTCACTGATCCTGACGCCCTCGCGGAACTCCCCATCGTGCGAGCCGCCGCGGCCGGCCGCGTCGACCTTGAGGGGGAGGACATGCTGGGCATCGCCTGGAACGCGCACATCACGGCCACAGGTGATCAGCTTCCCGCGGGCCCACCCACCATCCGCTACTCGCAGCTGGACCCTGCCTGGGCCTTCGACTTCTCTGACTCAGACGAGATGGCTCGCCGCCTGCCGCGTCTGGCTGCTCTCTACCTGGAGTAA
- a CDS encoding IS5 family transposase — protein sequence MEGRGGQPEGYCHRQMLDAIRYLVAGGISWRSMPADFPRWARVYDFFRRWRENGLVAEFHDRLRGWLREREGREAEPTAGIIDAQSVKAAATVPAASRGFDGGKLVNGRKRHIVTDCLGLLLVVAVTAANVGDREAATGLLTRLRELHRDICLVWADGGYTGALIDWAREKLALTVEVVKRTDDTKGFVVLPRRWVVERTLSWLMHSRRLCRDYETLPATSEAVILFSMITRMGRRLARPRAAGQH from the coding sequence CTGGAGGGCCGGGGCGGGCAGCCCGAGGGCTACTGCCACCGCCAGATGCTGGACGCGATCCGCTACCTGGTCGCGGGCGGGATCTCTTGGCGGTCGATGCCCGCGGACTTCCCCCGCTGGGCCCGGGTCTATGACTTCTTCCGCCGCTGGCGCGAGAACGGGCTGGTCGCGGAGTTCCATGACCGGCTGCGCGGCTGGCTGCGGGAGCGCGAGGGGCGCGAGGCGGAACCGACGGCGGGGATCATCGACGCGCAGTCGGTGAAGGCCGCCGCGACGGTGCCGGCCGCCTCACGCGGCTTCGACGGCGGGAAGCTGGTCAATGGGCGGAAGCGGCACATCGTGACCGACTGCCTGGGCCTGCTGCTGGTCGTGGCCGTGACCGCCGCGAACGTGGGCGACCGCGAAGCGGCCACCGGCCTGCTGACCCGGCTGCGCGAACTGCACCGGGACATCTGCCTAGTCTGGGCCGACGGCGGCTACACCGGAGCCCTCATCGACTGGGCCCGCGAGAAGCTCGCCCTGACCGTGGAAGTCGTCAAACGGACCGACGATACGAAGGGGTTCGTGGTGCTGCCGAGGCGGTGGGTGGTCGAGCGCACCCTGAGCTGGCTGATGCACTCGCGGCGTCTGTGCCGTGACTACGAGACGTTGCCCGCGACCAGCGAGGCGGTGATCCTGTTCTCGATGATCACGCGGATGGGCCGCCGCCTGGCCCGGCCACGAGCCGCCGGCCAGCACTGA
- a CDS encoding DUF6236 family protein, with translation MWDKIARLRPEGPRDLDSLSVRQICNETDFLVDIVPSVTDLATVTDVFSEAISVHRKELVDRYGRHARIDDDERWAMAPSNVLVVGSARHDLHAGPNDPLISWELGELLVSSDLADDFRRNQRGDRCSIGVRRQLGSVYLAALTDAIARHNMLSPVTDDARMHRAMGALDRLPQMLLSDEDPAIGLENADSAYLHVALQAVIYPRQLMDIPLAKLINFRERYRAELTAFRQHIADLSSELQIIASVENLVVTQAHLESLYERVTKPQLEELRRALRGMGIESTTGAMDLKIDINAAAGTIVGGVAAAGGQFTVASAAVAITVLPYVASRFQIRRQSIASSPVAFLLAANRELTHKSLLHTRSGRWRWC, from the coding sequence ATGTGGGACAAGATCGCGCGTCTACGTCCCGAAGGACCGCGGGACCTCGATTCCCTGTCGGTTCGGCAAATCTGCAACGAGACCGATTTCCTTGTTGACATCGTACCCAGCGTGACCGACTTGGCGACGGTCACCGATGTCTTCTCTGAAGCTATCAGTGTGCACAGGAAGGAACTTGTGGACCGATACGGCCGACATGCACGGATCGACGACGATGAACGTTGGGCAATGGCTCCCAGCAACGTATTGGTTGTGGGGTCGGCTCGACACGATCTACACGCTGGCCCCAACGACCCACTGATTAGCTGGGAACTCGGCGAGTTGCTCGTGTCGTCAGACTTGGCTGACGACTTTCGACGAAACCAGCGTGGCGATCGCTGCTCGATTGGCGTTCGCCGCCAACTCGGCTCTGTCTACCTTGCTGCGTTGACTGACGCGATCGCTCGCCACAACATGCTCTCGCCCGTCACCGATGACGCCCGCATGCACCGCGCTATGGGTGCGTTGGACCGCTTGCCCCAGATGCTGCTCAGCGACGAGGACCCAGCGATTGGACTCGAGAACGCTGATAGCGCCTACCTGCACGTCGCTCTGCAAGCGGTCATTTATCCTCGGCAGTTGATGGACATTCCTCTGGCGAAGCTGATCAACTTCCGGGAACGCTATCGGGCCGAGCTTACCGCTTTCCGTCAGCACATCGCCGATCTCTCCAGCGAACTGCAAATCATTGCCTCAGTCGAGAACTTAGTGGTTACGCAGGCTCACCTGGAGTCCCTGTACGAACGAGTCACCAAGCCGCAGCTCGAAGAACTCCGCAGGGCATTGCGAGGGATGGGTATCGAGTCGACCACTGGGGCGATGGACCTGAAGATTGACATCAACGCTGCTGCCGGCACGATTGTTGGAGGGGTGGCTGCCGCAGGAGGACAGTTTACCGTTGCCAGTGCGGCAGTGGCCATCACTGTCCTGCCGTACGTTGCCAGTAGATTCCAGATACGCCGTCAAAGCATCGCGTCCTCTCCAGTGGCCTTCCTCCTCGCCGCCAACCGCGAACTCACCCATAAGTCACTGCTTCACACACGATCAGGCCGGTGGCGTTGGTGCTAG
- a CDS encoding IS5 family transposase (programmed frameshift) — MDRLVEQLVPEDLWELFRRVVPPTVVHRPQGGGRRRAGDREVLAAIVFVATSGCTWRQLPPVFGACWQTVYKRFARWSRERVWARLYRVILDELGSRGQLDWSRCAIDSVSIRALKGGNLTGPNPTDRGKKGSKIHLICDRTGLPISLAISGANLHDSQALEPLVRGIPLIRSRRGPRRRRPAKLHGDKGYDYDHLRRWLRERGIVPRIALRGVESSQRLGSHRWVVERTMSWLAGCRRLHRRYERKAEHFLAFAGISAALICHRRLVRADAQNRSA; from the exons GTGGACCGTCTTGTTGAGCAGTTGGTTCCGGAGGATCTGTGGGAGCTGTTTCGGCGGGTGGTGCCGCCGACGGTGGTGCATCGGCCGCAGGGTGGGGGACGTCGGCGGGCCGGGGATCGTGAGGTGCTGGCCGCGATTGTGTTCGTGGCGACGTCGGGCTGCACCTGGCGGCAGCTTCCGCCGGTCTTCGGGGCTTGCTGGCAAACGGTGTACAAGCGGTTCGCGCGTTGGAGCCGCGAGCGTGTGTGGGCCCGTCTCTACCGGGTCATCCTGGACGAGCTCGGCTCACGCGGGCAGCTCGACTGGTCCAGGTGCGCGATCGACTCGGTGAGCATCCGAGCCCTCAAAGGGGGCA ATCTGACGGGACCGAATCCGACCGATCGCGGCAAGAAGGGATCGAAGATCCATCTGATCTGCGACCGCACCGGCCTGCCGATCTCACTCGCGATCTCGGGCGCCAACCTGCACGACAGCCAGGCCCTGGAGCCCCTGGTTCGCGGCATCCCACTGATCCGCTCACGCCGTGGACCACGTCGACGCCGCCCCGCCAAACTGCACGGCGACAAGGGCTACGACTACGACCATCTGCGCCGATGGCTGCGCGAGCGCGGCATCGTGCCGCGGATCGCCCTCCGCGGCGTCGAGTCCTCCCAACGCCTGGGCAGCCATCGCTGGGTCGTGGAACGCACGATGTCCTGGCTTGCCGGCTGCCGTCGCCTGCACCGGCGATACGAGCGCAAGGCCGAGCACTTCCTCGCCTTCGCGGGCATTTCCGCGGCCCTCATCTGCCACCGCCGTCTCGTCCGTGCGGACGCGCAAAACCGGTCAGCGTGA